The Canis lupus baileyi chromosome 11, mCanLup2.hap1, whole genome shotgun sequence genome includes a window with the following:
- the LOC140642450 gene encoding short transmembrane mitochondrial protein 1 encodes MLQFLLGFTFGNVVGMYLAQNYDIPNVAKKLEEIKKDLDAKKKPPSEANSSTAFWIH; translated from the coding sequence ATGCTCCAGTTCCTGCTTGGATTTACTTTTGGCAACGTGGTTGGAATGTATCTGGCTCAGAACTATGACATACCAAACGTGGctaaaaaactagaagaaattaaaaaggactTGGATGCCAAGAAGAAACCCCCTAGTGAGGCGAATTCCAGCACTGCCTTTTGGATACATTGA